The following proteins are co-located in the Styela clava chromosome 15, kaStyClav1.hap1.2, whole genome shotgun sequence genome:
- the LOC144411799 gene encoding uncharacterized protein LOC144411799, which produces MASITNLTYKLLSVKHLCAVRNLIEEHFTSTFSLGVYLNWTKEDSIPAYYPRIESFLKQGNSLGAFSDIDAKLRGVFINVEHDDNEKIKYDETLHISEKTDTINRVENIFLTSIYFESSFAILPVNVLNNIYVHMCKAHGGNWSKSII; this is translated from the exons ATGGCATCAATAACAAATCTCACTTACAAACTTCTAAGCGTAAAACATCTATGCGCTGTCAGGAATTTGATCGAAGAACATTTCACATCTACATTCTCATTGGGAGTATATTTAAATTGGACGAAGGAAGACTCGATTCCTGCATATTATCCTCGGATAGAG tcTTTCTTAAAGCAAGGAAATTCACTTGGGGCATTCAGTGATATAGATGCTAAATTACGTGGAGTTTTCATCAATGTGGAACACGAcgataatgaaaaaataaaatatgatgaaacacTACATATCAGTGAAAAGACAGATACTATAAATCGggtagaaaatatatttttgacttcAATTTACTTTGAATCTTCTTTTGCGATATTGCCCGTAAATgtattaaacaatatatatgttCATATGTGTAAAGCTCATGGTGGCAATTGGAGTAAATCAATTATCTGA